The Takifugu rubripes chromosome 7, fTakRub1.2, whole genome shotgun sequence genome has a segment encoding these proteins:
- the g6fl gene encoding g6f-like isoform X2 produces the protein MEAVFFTFILIFSFAVYSFQADNRDVVVAREGIPTTLICTDTTVRNGVTINWKVKTIGVDEWKLLLSASKTKEFFGSASKASMRLIDPNFQNTGNFSLFFIPKVEDCGLYSCMIEQPERIPKETVIHLAILTVTVVPAAPIRLLSTLRLIASVKPESVSTNIIWVGPGGISMKSETKPNTGTVAKVPQIQKNDSGAYVCMVRLWSTSPNILFPFNVEVMVDVKSEASFTNITHGTVITTATRAQMPFTIICPGVQGDYVRLYWQPHSPRNMKRNVLQLYHYDRWRGITFVNNQSKRVHLAGPPYNADAGSFSFLFTPELNNGGQYSCDVFLNDNVYRQRTVLSVFKVKSKPSPSMLELSCLYSEWSQIQSAKWTYQDKSRKLHVVSSGPGRITAVLPTPITADTAGNYTCTLQLNNGQTVWATESVALPSKESVTVTTPSLLPPLSALLLLVPLVAAAAGVLLWRREHISDRGIEESLSVQAHEAENIYENPEDIRQAPFEGSFYMDLKPRGDDGIYKELEQ, from the exons ATGGAGGCTGTTTTTTTCACCTTTAttctcatcttttcttttgctgtaTATTCCTTTCAAGCCGACAACAGAG ATGTTGTGGTGGCTAGAGAAGGCATTCCCACCACCTTGATTTGTACGGATACGACAGTGAGGAATGGCGTAACCATTAACTGGAAGGTGAAGACAATCGGTGTGGATGAATGGAAGCTACTTCTCTCAGCCAGCAAAACAAAAGAGTTTTTCGGCAGTGCCTCCAAGGCGTCCATGCGACTGATCGACCCTAACTTTCAGAACACGGGGAAtttttctctgttctttattcCTAAAGTGGAGGATTGTGGCCTCTACTCATGCATGATAGAGCAGCCTGAGCGGATACCAAAGGAGACGGTTATCCACTTAGCTATCCTGACAG TCACCGTTGTCCCGGCTGCACCCATACGTCTGCTCAGCACCCTGCGCTTGATTGCCAGTGTTAAACCAGAGTCTGTTTCCACCAACATCATCTGGGTTGGGCCCGGTGGGATTTCCATGAAGAGCGAGACGAAGCCGAACACCGGCACGGTGGCCAAAGTGCCTCAGATCCAAAAGAACGACAGCGGAGCTTATGTCTGCATGGTCCGCCTTTGGAGCACGAGTCCTAACATTCTGTTCCCCTTCAATGTGGAAGTGATGGTCGATG TTAAGAGTGaggcctcattcaccaatataACACATG GTACTGTAATTACCACGGCGACTCGGGCTCAGATGCCCTTCACCATAATCTGTCCTGGGGTCCAGGGGGACTATGTTCGCCTGTACTGGCAACCTCATTCCCCCCGAAATATGAAAAGAAACGTGTTGCAGCTGTACCACTATGACAGATGGAGGGGCATCACATTCGTAAATAATCAAAGCAAGAGAGTCCATCTCGCAGGACCTCCCTACAACGCAGATGCTGGgagcttctccttcctcttcacaccCGAGCTGAACAATGGTGGCCAGTACAGCTGTGATGTGTTTCTCAACGACAACGTCTACAGACAGAGGACGGTTCTCAGCGTGTTCAAAG TTAAGAGCAAGCCGTCTCCATCAATGCTGGAGCTGTCATGCCTGTACTCAGAGTGGTCTCAGATCCAGAGCGCCAAATGGACCTACCAGGATAAGAGTCGTAAGCTGCACGTTGTAAGCAGCGGCCCCGGCAGAATCACCGCAGTTCTGCCCACTCCCATCACAGCGGACACAGCTGGAAACTACACCTGCACTCTTCAGCTGAACAATGGGCAGACGGTGTGGGCAACAGAATCTGTGGCTCTTCCCAGTAAAG AAAGTGTCACTGTGACCAccccctctctgcttcctcctctctctgctttaTTACTCTTGGTGCCCCTGGTTGCTGCAGCTGCCGgtgtgttgctatggagacgGGAACACATTTCTGATCGCG GTATTGAAgagtctctctctgtccaagCTCACGAAGCAGAAAACATCTATGAGAATCCTGAGGACATCCGACAG GCTCCCTTCGAGGGCTCTTTCTACATG GACTTGAAGCCTCGAGGAGACGATGGGATCTACAAGGAGCTGGAGCAGTGA
- the abhd16a gene encoding phosphatidylserine lipase ABHD16A gives MAVLSWIRCVFGPHLQRIHRSPEQPLTEGRAARRGWNYQPRTLERHSDSILGWASALWSLSYYSSPLLLCYLYRKGYICSSKLVPVSQYLGTVLVCLLGVACLRGYERWKNADYLHFIAILEEAKKSLTPENKKKLRCYDFDFSHWPLDFSWAEVSNPKLSKAGVSLLKAEPRIRGAADGVLHSVRTLPCHIISFLVTYSFGRRMLYPGSVGLLQKAMRPMLQQGQAKLIEEFDGQRNKLSACDGNEIDTMFVDRRRVGGQNGQTLVICCEGNAGFYEVGCMNTPLEGGYSVLGWNHPGFGGSTGVPFPQNEANAMDVVIQFAIHKLGFQLNDIIIYAWSIGGFTATWAVMSYPEIKSVVLDASFDDLLPLALKVMPDSWRPLVQHTVRQYMNLNNADQLLKYQGPVLLIRRTRDEIITTTGPQDVMSNRGNNLLLKLLQFRYPKIMTEEGIRVVRQWLGATNQLEEASVYTGYEVDDDWCVSVLQSYQADREVPFPWSVGEDMTLEGRRQLALFLARKYMQNFETTHCTPLPASQFHLPWRL, from the exons ATGGCTGTCTTGTCGTGGATTCGCTGTGTTTTCGGGCCTCATTTGCAACGAATTCACCGGTCGCCGGAACAACCCCTGACCGAAGGCAGGGCAGCGAGGAGG GGATGGAACTACCAACCCCGGACTCTGGAAAGACACAGCGACAGCATCCTCGGCTGG GCTTCGGCGCTGTGGTCTCTGTCCTATTacagctctcctctcctcctctgctaccTGTACAGGAAAG gttATATCTGCAGCAGTAAGCTGGTTCCAGTCAGCCAGTATTTGGGAACGGTGTTGGTGTGTCTGCTGGGAGTCGCCTGCCTCAGAG GGTATGAGAGGTGGAAAAATGCAGATTATCTTCATTTCATCGCCATCCTGGAAGAAGCCAAGAAGAGTCTCACACCAGAAAACAAG AAAAAGTTGAGGTGCTACGACTTTGACTTCTCACATTGGCCTTTGGATTTCAGCTGGGCTGAAGTCAGCAATCC GAAGCTGTCCAAGGCTGGTGTTTCTCTCCTGAAAGCAGAGCCCAGGATCAGAGGAGCGGCAGACGGCGTCCTCCACTCCGTGCGCACTCTGCCGTGCCACATCATAAG TTTTCTTGTCACCTATTCGTTTGGGAGGAGGATGCTGTACCCTGGTTCTGTTGGGTTACTGCAGAAAGCCATGAGGCCGATGCTCCAACAAGGCCAGGCTAAGTTAATAGAGGAg tTCGATGGTCAAAGGAACAAGCTGTCGGCCTGTGATGGGAATGAGATTGACACTATGTTTGTAGACCGGAGGAGAGTCGGGGGGCAGAATGGTCAGACTCTG GTCATCTGCTGCGAAGGGAACGCCGGCTTTTATGAGGTGGGCTGCATGAACACTCCGCTGGAGG GTGGCTACTCTGTGCTGGGCTGGAACCACCCCGGGTTTGGAGGCAGTACG GGAGTCCCGTTCCCCCAGAACGAGGCCAATGCCATGGATGTGGTGATTCAGTTTGCTATACACAAGCTGGGTTTCCAgctcaatgacatcatcatatACGCCTGGTCTATAGGAGGATTCACAG CCACTTGGGCAGTGATGTCATACCCAGAGATCAAATCCGTGGTGCTGGATGCCTCCTTTGATGACCTTCTGCCTCTGGCTCTCAAGGTCATGCCTGACAGCTGGA GACCATTAGTGCAACACACAGTCCGACAATATATGAATCTCAACAATGCGGATCAGCTTCTCAA aTACCAGGGGCCGGTCCTGCTCATCAGGCGAACCAGAGATGAGATCATCACCACGAC GGGTCCGCAGGATGTCATGTCCAACAGAGGCAATAAcctcctgctgaagctgctacAATTCAG GTACCCCAAGATAATGACAGAAGAAGGAATAAGGGTTGTGAGACAATGGCTGGGGGCCACCAATCAGTTGGAAGAAG CGTCGGTGTACACCGGCTACGAGGTGGATGACGACTGGTGcgtgtctgtgctgcagtcGTACCAGGCAGACAGAGAAGTTCCGTTTCCATGGAGTGTCG GTGAGGACATGACGCTGGAAGGAAGACGGCAGTTGGCACTTTTCTTG GCTCGGAAGTACATGCAAAACTTCGAGACGACACACTGCACTCCTCTGCCTGCCTCCCAGTTTCACTTACCCTGGAGGCTGTGA
- the g6fl gene encoding g6f-like isoform X1, with protein sequence MEAVFFTFILIFSFAVYSFQADNRDVVVAREGIPTTLICTDTTVRNGVTINWKVKTIGVDEWKLLLSASKTKEFFGSASKASMRLIDPNFQNTGNFSLFFIPKVEDCGLYSCMIEQPERIPKETVIHLAILTVTVVPAAPIRLLSTLRLIASVKPESVSTNIIWVGPGGISMKSETKPNTGTVAKVPQIQKNDSGAYVCMVRLWSTSPNILFPFNVEVMVDVKSEASFTNITHGTVITTATRAQMPFTIICPGVQGDYVRLYWQPHSPRNMKRNVLQLYHYDRWRGITFVNNQSKRVHLAGPPYNADAGSFSFLFTPELNNGGQYSCDVFLNDNVYRQRTVLSVFKVKSKPSPSMLELSCLYSEWSQIQSAKWTYQDKSRKLHVVSSGPGRITAVLPTPITADTAGNYTCTLQLNNGQTVWATESVALPSKESVTVTTPSLLPPLSALLLLVPLVAAAAGVLLWRREHISDRGIEESLSVQAHEAENIYENPEDIRQQAPFEGSFYMDLKPRGDDGIYKELEQ encoded by the exons ATGGAGGCTGTTTTTTTCACCTTTAttctcatcttttcttttgctgtaTATTCCTTTCAAGCCGACAACAGAG ATGTTGTGGTGGCTAGAGAAGGCATTCCCACCACCTTGATTTGTACGGATACGACAGTGAGGAATGGCGTAACCATTAACTGGAAGGTGAAGACAATCGGTGTGGATGAATGGAAGCTACTTCTCTCAGCCAGCAAAACAAAAGAGTTTTTCGGCAGTGCCTCCAAGGCGTCCATGCGACTGATCGACCCTAACTTTCAGAACACGGGGAAtttttctctgttctttattcCTAAAGTGGAGGATTGTGGCCTCTACTCATGCATGATAGAGCAGCCTGAGCGGATACCAAAGGAGACGGTTATCCACTTAGCTATCCTGACAG TCACCGTTGTCCCGGCTGCACCCATACGTCTGCTCAGCACCCTGCGCTTGATTGCCAGTGTTAAACCAGAGTCTGTTTCCACCAACATCATCTGGGTTGGGCCCGGTGGGATTTCCATGAAGAGCGAGACGAAGCCGAACACCGGCACGGTGGCCAAAGTGCCTCAGATCCAAAAGAACGACAGCGGAGCTTATGTCTGCATGGTCCGCCTTTGGAGCACGAGTCCTAACATTCTGTTCCCCTTCAATGTGGAAGTGATGGTCGATG TTAAGAGTGaggcctcattcaccaatataACACATG GTACTGTAATTACCACGGCGACTCGGGCTCAGATGCCCTTCACCATAATCTGTCCTGGGGTCCAGGGGGACTATGTTCGCCTGTACTGGCAACCTCATTCCCCCCGAAATATGAAAAGAAACGTGTTGCAGCTGTACCACTATGACAGATGGAGGGGCATCACATTCGTAAATAATCAAAGCAAGAGAGTCCATCTCGCAGGACCTCCCTACAACGCAGATGCTGGgagcttctccttcctcttcacaccCGAGCTGAACAATGGTGGCCAGTACAGCTGTGATGTGTTTCTCAACGACAACGTCTACAGACAGAGGACGGTTCTCAGCGTGTTCAAAG TTAAGAGCAAGCCGTCTCCATCAATGCTGGAGCTGTCATGCCTGTACTCAGAGTGGTCTCAGATCCAGAGCGCCAAATGGACCTACCAGGATAAGAGTCGTAAGCTGCACGTTGTAAGCAGCGGCCCCGGCAGAATCACCGCAGTTCTGCCCACTCCCATCACAGCGGACACAGCTGGAAACTACACCTGCACTCTTCAGCTGAACAATGGGCAGACGGTGTGGGCAACAGAATCTGTGGCTCTTCCCAGTAAAG AAAGTGTCACTGTGACCAccccctctctgcttcctcctctctctgctttaTTACTCTTGGTGCCCCTGGTTGCTGCAGCTGCCGgtgtgttgctatggagacgGGAACACATTTCTGATCGCG GTATTGAAgagtctctctctgtccaagCTCACGAAGCAGAAAACATCTATGAGAATCCTGAGGACATCCGACAG CAGGCTCCCTTCGAGGGCTCTTTCTACATG GACTTGAAGCCTCGAGGAGACGATGGGATCTACAAGGAGCTGGAGCAGTGA